One window of Papaver somniferum cultivar HN1 chromosome 9, ASM357369v1, whole genome shotgun sequence genomic DNA carries:
- the LOC113312078 gene encoding YTH domain-containing family protein 2-like has product MATVASPADQATEILKNLTLDSQTKSVEAAPEATKKHGSVDAGDANGQIQSQERATPPIIQDFMDTSMCYVPGAYPSTAYYYSGGYENGMTGDWAEDYSRYMSQDGVEMTHGVYGDNGSLLYHHGYGYAPYGAYSPAGSPVPTMGHDGLYGPQHYQYPTPYYQSPTPPPSGPYSSNQNSAAPTDVPTSVAADQAPVSVEAVNGNANGVSKGSVGGNNNNGAASVKSANSNSTLNSNGSYGRGSVPTYPDPRFSYDGMRPWIDGSVFPDGQARPATSSSLSSTVSHINGLQSGRTPNLRSLPPNLMGLHSQRPATGMTTSGYMNKFYPSNRLYGQCGNGVRTGFGSDGYDSRTNGRVYYPVDNKFKPRGRGNGYYSYGNENMDGLNELNRGPRARGFKNQKGFTPVTLAVKGQVLPASVVNEEKDASTVAPNKEEYNQEDFPEKYTDAKFFIIKSYSEDDVHKSIKYSVWASTPNGNKKLDSGYKEAHEKPGGCPVFLLFSVNTSGQFVGLAEMTGPVDFNKSVEYWQQDKWNGCFPVKWHIIKDVPNSLLKHITLENNDNKPVTNSRDTQEVKFEQGLQLIKIFKDHTSKTCILDDFGFYEGRQKTIQEKRAKQQIHKQVWDSKPTTESAVVDTNEKDKEGAGANGKVSSPTPFEASSVLVNESSVIDGEATKQPEENGSVKVSADAPKGAKPVVATTEKRVLSNGNWVVANGC; this is encoded by the exons ATGGCGACTGTTGCTTCACCTGCAGATC AAGCTACAGAAATACTAAAGAATTTGACGCTAGATTCTCAGACCAAGAGTGTAGAAGCTGCTCCAGAGGCTACTAAGAAG CATGGCTCTGTAGATGCTGGGGATGCAAATGGTCAGATTCAGTCACAGGAAAGGGCCACACCTCCTATTATTCAGGACTTCATGGATACTTCTATGTGCTATGTTCCTGGTGCATATCCATCCACAGCTTATTATTATTCAG GTGGTTATGAGAATGGTATGACTGGAGATTGGGCAGAGGATTACTCTAGATATATGTCTCAAGATGGAGTGGAGATGACACAT GGAGTTTATGGGGATAATGGGTCATTGCTTTACCACCATGGATATGGATATGCTCCCTATGGCGCTTATAGTCCAGCAGGTTCTCCTGTTCCTACCATGGGACATGATGGACTGTACGGGCCTCAGCACTACCAGTATCCTACTCCTTACTATCAATCACCAACACCGCCTCCCAGTGGACCGTATTCATCTAACCAAAATTCTGCTGCGCCAACAGATGTTCCCACTTCAGTTGCTGCAGACCAGGCCCCAGTATCAGTAGAAGCCGTCAATGGAAATGCTAATGGTGTCTCGAAAGGAAGTGTTGGTGGAAACAATAATAATGGGGCTGCATCAGTAAAATCTGCCAATTCCAATTCTACTCTGAATTCGAACGGCTCTTATGGAAGAGGAAGCGTTCCTACTTACCCTGACCCAAGATTTAGTTATGATGGGATGAGACCTTGGATAGATGGCTCAGTTTTTCCAGATGGCCAGGCCAGGCCTGCCACAAGTAGCTCTCTCTCTTCAACTGTTTCACATATCAATGGCCTTCAATCAGGAAGAACTCCGAATCTCCGATCTCTTCCTCCCAATCTCATG GGTTTGCATTCCCAAAGGCCAGCAACTGGCATGACAACCTCTGGTTATATGAATAAATTCTATCCTAGCAACAGATTGTACGGCCAATGTGGGAACGGTGTTAGAACTGGTTTTGGATCAGATGGTTATGATTCAAGGACAAATGGACGAGTCTATTATCCAGTTGATAACAAGTTCAAGCCAAGGGGTCGGGGCAACGGGTATTATAGTTACGGTAATGAAAACATGGATGGACTGAACGAGCTTAACAGAGGTCCAAGGGCCAGAGGATTTAAGAACCAGAAGGGATTCACACCAGTCACCTTAGCAGTTAAAGGTCAGGTTCTCCCAGCCAGTGTTGTGAACGAAGAAAAAGATGCTTCAACTGTGGCTCCAAACAAAGAAGAGTACAACCAGGAAGACTTCCCAGAGAAGTATACTGACGCAAAATTCTTCATTATTAAATCATACAGTGAAGATGATGTGCACAAGAGCATTAAATACAGCGTTTGGGCTAGCACTCCAAACGGAAACAAAAAGTTGGATTCTGGATACAAGGAGGCCCACGAGAAGCCTGGTGGTTGCCCTGTATTCTTGCTCTTCTCT GTCAACACAAGTGGACAGTTTGTTGGGCTTGCTGAGATGACTGGTCCTGTTGATTTCAATAAGAGTGTCGAGTACTGGCAGCAAGACAAGTGGAATGGTTGTTTCCCTGTGAAGTGGCACATAATCAAAGATGTACCCAACAGTTTGTTGAAACACATCACGCTTGAGAACAATGACAACAAACCTGTGACAAACAGCAGGGACACTCAAGAG GTCAAATTCGAACAGGGACTTCAATTGATCAAGATTTTCAAAGATCATACGAGCAAGACATGCATCCTTGATGATTTTGGATTTTATGAAGGCCGCCAAAAAACAATTCAAGAGAAGCGTGCCAAACAACAGATCCACAAGCAG GTTTGGGATTCAAAACCCACCACTGAATCTGCTGTTGTAGACACCAATGAAAAGGACAAAGAAGGTGCAGGTGCGAATGGGAAAGTGAGTTCGCCAACACCATTCGAAGCTTCGTCAGTGTTGGTTAATGAATCATCTGTAATTGATGGAGAGGCGACAAAGCAACCGGAAGAGAATGGGTCAGTAAAAGTGTCTGCAGATGCCCCCAAGGGTGCCAAACCAGTTGTGGCAACAACAGAGAAAAGGGTACTTTCGAATGGGAATTGGGTTGTAGCAAATGGATGCTAG